The following are from one region of the Methyloversatilis discipulorum genome:
- a CDS encoding PelD GGDEF domain-containing protein, translating into MNDRSPGEKPVIRRTEEPLLRRLMARFTPTASGAGAAAVAETLATPLLALLLAFWLNPLDPFFLRAQFAWVWLGPVLVALRYGPIPGLTASAIVFAAWFVFGELGVALGELPKLYFLGWLITVMICGEFSSLWRNRVRRAESVQAYLEQRLEYLTHQHYLLRLSHDRLEQDLISRPVSMRDALVSLRGLASAPGAAGDALPGASDLLRLVAQYCQIERAALLPVDADGRPDGGAPTYLGAPFDIDAGDPLIGFALERRRLAHVALDDERADGGSRYLVVAPLSDMSGSMRALLVVDRMPFFALHEETLQMLNLLLGYYADGLSASELAAPLRARFTDCPLEFAFEMARMWRVRVESGVASALVTLEFPAGDEGRELMQQIARIQRSLDVVWRVDGDDRPRLLTLMPLAGSAAVEGYLARIDSWLRQHRGSGLDDSGVGSRISMLDQVEPVALLSGVLKVRHGQ; encoded by the coding sequence ATGAACGACCGCTCGCCCGGCGAGAAGCCGGTCATCCGGCGCACCGAGGAGCCGCTGCTGCGGCGCCTGATGGCGCGCTTCACGCCGACCGCGTCCGGTGCCGGTGCGGCGGCCGTGGCCGAGACGCTGGCCACGCCGCTGCTCGCGCTGCTGCTCGCTTTCTGGCTCAACCCGCTCGACCCCTTCTTCCTGCGGGCGCAGTTCGCCTGGGTGTGGCTCGGCCCGGTGCTGGTGGCGCTGCGCTACGGGCCGATTCCGGGCCTGACCGCCAGCGCCATCGTTTTCGCCGCGTGGTTCGTGTTCGGCGAACTGGGTGTGGCGCTGGGCGAACTGCCCAAGCTGTACTTCCTCGGCTGGCTCATCACGGTGATGATCTGCGGCGAATTCTCGTCGCTGTGGCGCAATCGCGTGCGCCGTGCGGAGAGCGTGCAGGCCTATCTCGAGCAGCGCCTGGAGTATCTGACGCACCAGCATTACCTGCTGCGCCTGTCGCACGACCGGCTGGAGCAGGACTTGATTTCGCGCCCGGTGTCGATGCGCGACGCGCTGGTGAGTCTGCGCGGGCTGGCCTCGGCCCCCGGCGCAGCCGGTGATGCGCTGCCGGGCGCATCCGACCTGCTGCGTCTGGTCGCGCAGTACTGCCAGATCGAGCGCGCGGCTCTGCTGCCGGTCGATGCCGACGGCCGCCCCGATGGCGGCGCGCCGACCTATCTTGGCGCGCCTTTCGACATCGATGCCGGCGATCCGCTGATCGGCTTCGCTCTGGAGCGTCGCCGGCTGGCGCACGTGGCGCTCGACGACGAGCGCGCCGACGGCGGCTCGCGCTATCTGGTGGTGGCACCGCTGAGCGATATGAGTGGTTCGATGCGGGCGCTGCTGGTGGTCGACCGCATGCCTTTCTTCGCGCTGCACGAAGAAACGCTGCAGATGCTGAACCTGCTGCTCGGCTACTACGCCGACGGCCTGTCGGCGAGCGAGCTGGCGGCACCGCTGCGCGCGCGCTTCACCGACTGCCCGCTCGAATTCGCCTTCGAAATGGCACGCATGTGGCGCGTCCGCGTCGAGTCCGGCGTCGCCAGCGCGCTGGTCACGCTGGAATTTCCGGCGGGCGATGAGGGGCGTGAGCTGATGCAGCAGATCGCCCGCATCCAGCGCTCGCTCGACGTCGTGTGGCGCGTCGACGGTGATGACCGCCCGCGTCTGCTGACGCTGATGCCGCTGGCCGGCAGCGCCGCGGTCGAAGGCTATCTGGCGCGTATCGACAGCTGGTTGCGCCAGCACCGCGGCAGCGGACTGGACGACAGCGGCGTCGGCAGCCGCATCAGCATGCTCGATCAGGTCGAGCCGGTTGCTCTGTTGAGCGGCGTGCTGAAGGTGCGACATGGGCAGTAG
- a CDS encoding proteasome-type protease, with protein sequence MTYCVGMLLDAGLVCLSDSRTNAGVDHINTFRKMNLFERPGERVLVLMSAGNLALTQTLVSLLRERLATDGPNLYTVTNMFEAARHVGDCLREVHARDAEALKEFGIEFNASLILGGQILGEEPRLFQIYAAGNFIEATRDTPYFQIGEAKYGKPIIDRVIRPETTLDEAAKCALISMDSTIRSNLSVGLPLDLLVLRTGALKVCSHTRIDAENAYFEMIRTRWGESLREAFHALPSPDWIPPA encoded by the coding sequence ATGACCTACTGCGTGGGCATGCTGCTCGACGCCGGGCTCGTATGCCTGTCCGATTCGCGCACCAATGCCGGTGTCGATCACATCAACACCTTCCGCAAGATGAATCTGTTCGAGCGCCCGGGCGAGCGCGTGCTGGTGCTGATGAGCGCCGGCAATCTCGCGCTGACGCAGACGCTGGTGAGCCTGCTGCGCGAGCGTCTCGCCACCGACGGGCCCAACCTGTACACGGTGACGAACATGTTCGAGGCGGCGCGCCACGTCGGTGACTGTCTGCGCGAGGTGCACGCGCGCGACGCCGAGGCGCTGAAGGAATTCGGCATCGAATTCAACGCCAGCCTCATCCTCGGCGGCCAGATACTGGGCGAGGAGCCGCGGCTGTTCCAGATCTACGCCGCCGGCAACTTCATCGAGGCGACGCGCGACACGCCGTACTTCCAGATCGGCGAGGCGAAGTACGGCAAGCCCATCATCGACCGCGTCATCCGCCCGGAAACCACGCTGGACGAGGCGGCCAAGTGTGCGTTGATCTCGATGGATTCGACCATCCGCTCCAATCTGTCGGTCGGGCTGCCGCTGGACCTGCTGGTGCTGCGCACCGGCGCGCTGAAAGTGTGCTCGCACACCCGCATCGACGCCGAGAACGCCTATTTCGAAATGATCCGCACGCGCTGGGGTGAAAGCCTGCGCGAAGCGTTCCACGCGTTGCCGTCGCCAGACTGGATCCCGCCCGCCTGA
- the pelF gene encoding GT4 family glycosyltransferase PelF yields MSEVIRRAEQGVDVALLLEGTFPYVSGGVSSWVNQIIRAHPDLRFAVVFIGSRRSDYGDMRYALPDNVVHLEAHYLHDDLGGGASAHDRKSGMAGDAQAFERMAALHESFRHGGADVEALFAEACRDIRPGGRIDLDAFLRSEASWDIVTDRYRKYCSDPSFVDYFWTVRIMHQPLWQLARIAHTLVPAKVYHSVSTGYAGFLGAMLAQSTGRPLVLSEHGIYTKERKIDLYQNEWIRDNRNVFQKDASELSYFRQLWIRFFEWLGRITYAAADPIIALYETNRLRQVADGADAARTRNIPNGVAIQRLAPLRAQRPDVVPPVLCLIGRVVPIKDIKTFVRAMRRVVNRMPEAQGWIAGPADEDPAYAEECRNLVDSLGLSDNVRFLGMQKIDELMPRIGLVVLSSISEALPLVLLEGYAAGVPAVSTDVGSCRQLMYGLGEEDEALGAAGRVVGIADPQALADAALELLNDGAAWQAAQHAGIARVERYYSDALMFDRYRAVYDEALARDTRGAGGCPFGHGAR; encoded by the coding sequence GTGAGTGAGGTGATCCGCCGCGCGGAGCAGGGCGTCGACGTGGCGCTGTTGCTGGAGGGCACCTTCCCCTATGTATCGGGTGGCGTGTCGAGCTGGGTGAACCAGATCATCCGCGCCCACCCCGACCTGCGTTTCGCCGTCGTTTTCATCGGCAGCCGGCGCAGCGACTACGGCGACATGCGCTATGCGCTGCCGGACAACGTCGTGCATCTGGAAGCGCACTACCTGCACGACGACCTCGGCGGCGGCGCCAGTGCCCACGACCGCAAATCCGGCATGGCCGGCGACGCGCAGGCCTTCGAGCGGATGGCGGCGCTGCACGAATCCTTCCGCCATGGCGGCGCTGACGTCGAGGCGTTGTTCGCCGAAGCCTGCCGCGACATCCGGCCCGGCGGACGCATCGATCTCGACGCCTTCCTGCGCAGCGAAGCGTCGTGGGACATCGTTACCGACCGCTACCGCAAGTACTGCAGCGACCCGAGCTTCGTCGATTACTTCTGGACGGTGCGCATCATGCACCAGCCGTTGTGGCAGCTCGCCCGCATCGCACACACGCTGGTGCCGGCCAAGGTCTATCACAGCGTGTCGACCGGTTACGCCGGCTTTCTCGGCGCCATGCTGGCGCAGTCGACCGGGCGTCCGCTGGTGCTGTCGGAACACGGCATCTACACCAAGGAACGCAAGATCGACCTCTACCAGAACGAGTGGATACGCGACAACCGCAACGTGTTCCAGAAGGACGCGTCGGAGCTGAGCTACTTCCGCCAGCTGTGGATACGCTTCTTCGAATGGCTGGGACGCATCACCTACGCCGCCGCCGACCCCATCATCGCGCTGTACGAAACCAACCGGCTGCGTCAGGTGGCCGACGGCGCGGACGCAGCGCGCACGCGCAACATTCCGAACGGTGTGGCGATACAGCGGCTGGCGCCGCTGCGCGCGCAGCGGCCGGACGTCGTGCCGCCGGTGCTGTGCCTGATCGGCCGCGTGGTGCCGATCAAGGACATCAAGACCTTCGTGCGCGCGATGCGTCGCGTGGTCAATCGCATGCCCGAGGCGCAGGGCTGGATCGCCGGTCCGGCCGACGAGGATCCGGCATACGCCGAGGAGTGCCGCAACCTGGTCGACAGCCTCGGCCTGTCCGACAACGTGCGCTTTCTCGGCATGCAGAAGATAGACGAGCTGATGCCCAGGATCGGTCTGGTCGTGCTGTCGTCGATTTCCGAGGCGCTGCCGCTGGTGCTGCTCGAAGGCTATGCAGCCGGCGTGCCGGCCGTGTCGACCGACGTCGGCTCCTGCCGCCAGCTGATGTACGGTCTGGGCGAGGAGGACGAGGCGCTGGGTGCCGCAGGCCGCGTGGTCGGCATCGCCGACCCGCAGGCGCTGGCCGACGCTGCGCTCGAACTGCTGAACGACGGTGCGGCCTGGCAGGCGGCGCAGCATGCGGGCATCGCTCGCGTCGAGCGTTACTACAGCGACGCGCTGATGTTCGACCGCTACCGCGCCGTCTATGACGAAGCGCTGGCGCGCGACACGCGCGGCGCCGGCGGCTGCCCGTTCGGACACGGAGCGCGCTGA
- a CDS encoding tetratricopeptide repeat protein: protein MLRRSSYAAASLERPRLVAPHVLLGIGALVGVLLVLLYPYQALVQYTINATRGDTLTVAYLRNLLRTDPRNPELRLALVRQSLARRDYEQARADLAPLLANGVDRDTLTEARWVDWTLYESELLSTAPWSSRHVELEAQLPQRLRDAVAIDGLNEINRMSLVQRALSRGQALLALDLIATFQRDGSAVDPRLYGQAAAELLGQGEYEGAARMLLLQRSREPDAAVRRQLFLQALRTLQSGNLLDLALDTAEREIGELANDTEVLYYLVTLARAANRPEAAARYAKQMLKLSLQQQLRRAMLAQAGFDAQPWRVATGAGPDLPFDDKIYTLGYEAFLGNRQLDDAQRVAASAVRQAPDDMKWRERLATVSEWAGQPQQALDQWLVLAQRTNREDAWDAVLRLAPGLLDDEALLPALQHRLRRTPGDMRLLGEIVAAYERLGRPREGIAFLQKITASSPTPQALKALADLAERAGDIDLALATLARLDTVVAPEPARASRRAALLIVRSRFDDAMQALESAKAVATDADRDYWRLYSSLAMLLQDDDRARAALERVTRFDDSDAFELADLIELLTDVAPLAAAREAERGWRRYGDTPWLMRTLDLYVFAGRPQDVGRIIGDMSAAQLAEAERVPLFLQMRAQWHQSAGRRDLAFADFSAALTLVPDSADVRSALLWLLIDGNEVRALRDLLLRKEQAWAQDEALHDALAAAWQALSRPQVALDRYMLPRFGRKRGDFLWMMNVADALEQNQEVDRAWRLRQTLWAQERPRLGELAAGDIGQLQRLARVRLARAQQPGDASHALLREVLRLDRAPDGQWLPAARELALSWFIDRGEYDAVRGFLWHQYGRALNRPLWADITAALGQGDVAAVGALLETWDERLPRYDRVNSARLVGDLRRAQTAAFETMDAQRDDAPLHLQLSDAMLDYAHRFDLDIAQRELGGIDERQASATLDMAVAPDLRMSFEFGSISRSRGDNTQFSAVPGESSYLLGKLAWMHDDGTTRITLGQRDGFETIHPFAIEREQRIDNRLSASAGIGIDMPATENLGLRAAGMRDQIDLRASYRVSRYDRVGLQLGGYRYRAQNGLSIGSGRLWQAELVHSIRTELPDLEVSAYVAGYRFSPSDIDLADARAVDIKQRLFAGSDADATALRPQSFNLQGLRLTHNIRLLRDYTKALRPFGSIGVSNNSVAGAGYDVSLGVAGSLLGTDHFSLSWRQDKGGGGIFARTTEFALHYRLFF, encoded by the coding sequence ATGCTGCGACGATCGAGCTACGCTGCCGCCTCGCTTGAGCGACCGCGTCTGGTCGCGCCGCACGTGCTGCTGGGCATCGGTGCGCTGGTCGGCGTGCTGCTGGTGCTGCTCTATCCCTATCAGGCGCTGGTGCAATACACGATCAACGCCACGCGCGGCGACACACTCACGGTGGCCTATCTGCGCAACCTGCTGCGCACCGATCCGCGGAACCCGGAACTGCGGCTGGCGCTGGTGCGGCAGTCGCTCGCGCGGCGCGACTACGAACAGGCGCGTGCCGATCTGGCGCCGCTGCTGGCGAATGGCGTCGATCGTGACACGCTGACCGAAGCACGCTGGGTCGACTGGACGCTGTACGAGAGCGAGTTGCTGTCGACGGCGCCGTGGTCGTCACGCCACGTCGAGCTTGAGGCGCAGCTGCCGCAGCGCCTGCGCGATGCGGTGGCGATCGACGGCCTCAACGAAATCAACCGGATGTCGCTGGTGCAGCGCGCGCTGTCGCGCGGACAGGCGCTGCTGGCGCTGGACCTGATCGCCACCTTCCAGCGCGACGGCAGCGCGGTCGATCCGCGCCTGTACGGGCAGGCGGCGGCGGAACTGCTGGGGCAGGGCGAGTACGAGGGCGCGGCGCGCATGCTGCTGCTGCAGCGCAGCCGCGAGCCCGACGCAGCGGTCCGTCGCCAGCTCTTCCTGCAGGCGCTGCGCACGCTGCAGTCCGGCAATCTGCTCGATCTCGCGCTCGACACTGCGGAGCGCGAGATCGGCGAACTGGCGAACGACACCGAAGTGCTCTACTACCTGGTCACGCTGGCGCGCGCCGCCAACCGTCCGGAGGCGGCCGCCCGCTACGCGAAGCAGATGCTGAAGCTGTCGCTGCAGCAACAATTGCGCCGCGCCATGCTCGCGCAGGCCGGCTTCGACGCGCAGCCGTGGCGCGTCGCCACCGGCGCGGGCCCCGACCTGCCCTTCGACGACAAGATCTACACGCTGGGTTACGAAGCCTTTCTCGGCAACCGTCAGCTCGACGACGCACAGCGCGTGGCCGCTTCGGCGGTGCGTCAGGCGCCGGACGACATGAAGTGGCGCGAGCGTCTGGCCACCGTGTCCGAATGGGCCGGCCAGCCGCAGCAGGCGCTGGACCAGTGGCTCGTGCTGGCGCAGCGTACCAATCGCGAAGACGCATGGGATGCCGTGCTGCGGCTGGCGCCGGGCCTGCTCGACGACGAGGCGCTGCTGCCGGCGCTGCAGCACCGGCTGCGCCGCACGCCGGGTGACATGCGTCTGCTGGGCGAGATCGTCGCCGCCTACGAACGGCTGGGCCGGCCGCGCGAGGGCATCGCCTTCCTGCAGAAGATTACCGCCAGCTCACCCACGCCGCAGGCGCTGAAGGCGCTGGCCGATCTGGCCGAACGTGCCGGCGACATCGACCTCGCGCTGGCCACGCTGGCGCGCCTTGATACCGTCGTTGCGCCGGAGCCGGCGCGTGCGTCGCGCCGCGCCGCGCTGCTCATCGTGCGCAGCCGCTTCGATGACGCGATGCAGGCACTCGAATCGGCCAAGGCGGTGGCGACCGACGCCGACCGTGACTACTGGCGGCTGTATTCCTCGCTCGCCATGCTGCTGCAGGACGACGACCGGGCGCGTGCCGCACTGGAGCGCGTGACGCGTTTCGACGATTCAGACGCCTTCGAGCTGGCCGACCTTATCGAGCTGCTGACCGACGTCGCGCCGCTGGCGGCGGCACGCGAGGCCGAGCGCGGCTGGCGCCGCTACGGCGATACGCCCTGGCTGATGCGCACGCTCGACCTGTACGTGTTCGCCGGCCGGCCGCAGGACGTCGGCCGCATCATCGGCGACATGAGCGCTGCACAGCTGGCCGAGGCCGAGCGCGTGCCGCTGTTCCTGCAGATGCGCGCGCAGTGGCATCAGTCGGCCGGACGCCGCGATCTCGCCTTCGCCGACTTCAGCGCTGCACTGACGCTGGTGCCGGATTCGGCCGACGTGCGCTCGGCGCTGCTGTGGCTGCTGATAGACGGCAACGAGGTGCGCGCGCTGCGCGATCTGCTGCTGCGCAAGGAACAGGCGTGGGCGCAGGACGAAGCGCTGCATGACGCGCTGGCCGCGGCCTGGCAGGCGCTGTCGCGACCGCAGGTGGCGCTCGACCGTTACATGCTGCCGCGTTTCGGCCGCAAGCGTGGCGACTTCCTGTGGATGATGAACGTCGCCGACGCGCTGGAACAGAACCAGGAAGTCGACCGGGCCTGGCGCCTGCGACAGACGCTGTGGGCGCAGGAGCGACCGCGGCTGGGCGAGCTTGCCGCCGGCGACATCGGCCAGCTGCAGCGACTGGCACGGGTGCGTCTGGCGCGGGCACAGCAGCCGGGCGATGCGTCGCACGCGCTGCTGCGCGAGGTGCTGCGGCTGGACCGCGCTCCGGACGGCCAGTGGTTGCCGGCGGCGCGCGAACTGGCGCTGTCCTGGTTCATCGACCGCGGCGAGTACGACGCGGTGCGCGGCTTCCTATGGCACCAGTACGGACGCGCGCTGAACCGCCCGCTGTGGGCCGACATCACCGCCGCGCTCGGGCAGGGCGACGTCGCCGCGGTCGGCGCGCTGCTCGAAACCTGGGACGAACGTCTGCCGCGCTACGACCGCGTGAACAGTGCGCGCCTAGTCGGCGACCTGCGTCGGGCGCAGACGGCCGCGTTCGAGACGATGGATGCCCAGCGCGACGACGCGCCGCTGCATCTGCAGCTGTCCGACGCGATGCTCGATTACGCGCACCGTTTCGATCTCGACATCGCGCAGCGCGAACTGGGTGGCATCGACGAGCGGCAGGCGAGCGCCACGCTGGACATGGCGGTCGCGCCCGATCTGCGTATGAGTTTCGAATTCGGCTCGATCTCGCGCAGCCGCGGCGACAACACGCAATTCTCGGCGGTGCCGGGCGAAAGCAGCTATCTGCTCGGCAAGCTCGCGTGGATGCACGACGACGGCACCACCCGCATCACGCTCGGCCAGCGCGACGGATTCGAAACCATCCACCCGTTCGCGATCGAGCGCGAACAGCGCATCGACAACCGGCTCAGCGCGTCGGCCGGCATCGGCATCGACATGCCGGCGACCGAGAACCTCGGTCTGCGCGCGGCCGGCATGCGCGACCAGATCGACCTGCGTGCCAGTTACCGTGTGTCGCGCTACGACCGCGTCGGCCTGCAGCTGGGCGGCTACCGCTACCGGGCGCAGAACGGCCTGTCCATCGGCAGCGGCCGTCTGTGGCAGGCCGAGCTGGTGCATTCGATCCGCACCGAACTGCCCGATCTCGAAGTCAGCGCCTATGTCGCCGGCTACCGCTTCAGCCCGTCCGACATCGATCTCGCCGACGCGCGGGCGGTCGACATCAAGCAGCGCCTGTTCGCCGGCAGCGACGCCGACGCCACCGCGCTGCGCCCGCAGAGCTTCAATCTGCAAGGGCTCAGACTGACCCACAACATCCGCCTGCTGCGCGACTACACGAAGGCGCTGCGCCCCTTCGGCTCGATCGGCGTATCGAACAACAGCGTCGCTGGCGCCGGTTACGACGTGTCGCTGGGCGTGGCCGGCAGCCTGCTCGGTACCGATCATTTTTCGCTGTCCTGGCGACAGGACAAGGGCGGTGGTGGCATCTTCGCGCGCACCACCGAATTCGCACTGCATTACCGACTGTTTTTCTGA
- a CDS encoding bifunctional glycoside hydrolase 114/ polysaccharide deacetylase family protein — MLSTLRSLHRPFLSRFFCLLCFAVPAFLVVADRAQAGELPSVALHYGADAPLAAMKAFDIAVVEPDHGFDPAAYRGQGRSELFAYVSVGEVHPTRPYAARIPEAWRIGRNQAWKSVVIDQAQPAWPAFFAEQVIAPLWARGYRGFFLDTLDSYHLVNGVDVVAQQQGMVAVVRQLRSRFPGIRLIFNRGFELLPDLRDEVYAVAAESLYRGWDAKKKRYVEVGQSDRDWLLGQLLTARDKYGVTAIAIDYVAPAARELARDTARRIHAHGIVPYVTDGDLRHLGVGLIEVLPRKILFLYNSREAARVNVSGAHRYAEMPVNHLGYVADYVDVNQPLPDTVPAAEYAGVVSWFDGHVPPARATVLARWMAARIAEGTRLAVFGSFGFEPAGDFLREAGLAPVAPARGRLDIASADPSIGFESPPIPERGRLERIRVDVDAARTLLTVADADGKRYDAVAQMPWGGFALHPFAIRVLPLEEAQTRWIVEPFAFIRDALALPPLPVPDTTTLSGRRMFFAHIDGDGFASRSEMKGRRLAAEVLLDDVLKRYALPHAMSVIEIETSAQGPYAKDSAEMESVARRMFALPNVEIASHSYTHPFYWDSVERGEVKQALQGYSLAPEGYVPSLEREIAGSVEYIRSRLAPPGKPVGLMLWTGDAAPTEAALEMVERLGMVQMNGGYTVASRLYPSLAAVSALGTWQGRRFHVHAPIMNENVYTNLWTGPFYGFERVTETFDFTDRPRRLKPINIYYHTYSASKQAALEALHKVYRHALAQPVHPVYPSEYVRIAMNFNDVVLARTLDGERYRVRNAPHLRTLRLPRELGVPDLPASIGVAGFRDDGEGRYVHLAADEVELRLAAVDARLPMLADANARILSATRDGELYRFELRAHVPLEFVLANAERCSVSADGRVLAAQRRDGALTHFRLSAHAATIELRCRLA, encoded by the coding sequence ATGCTTTCGACCCTTCGTTCGCTGCACCGTCCGTTCCTGTCGCGTTTCTTCTGTCTGCTGTGCTTCGCCGTGCCTGCATTCCTCGTCGTGGCGGACCGGGCGCAGGCGGGCGAACTGCCGTCGGTCGCGCTGCACTATGGTGCCGATGCGCCGCTGGCGGCGATGAAGGCCTTCGACATCGCCGTGGTCGAACCGGACCACGGTTTCGACCCGGCCGCCTACCGCGGGCAGGGCCGCTCCGAACTGTTCGCTTATGTCAGCGTGGGCGAGGTGCATCCGACCCGCCCTTACGCGGCACGTATCCCGGAAGCCTGGCGCATCGGTCGCAATCAGGCCTGGAAATCCGTCGTGATCGACCAGGCGCAGCCTGCGTGGCCGGCCTTCTTCGCCGAACAGGTGATCGCGCCGCTGTGGGCACGCGGCTATCGCGGCTTCTTTCTCGACACGCTGGATTCCTACCATCTGGTCAATGGCGTCGACGTCGTCGCTCAGCAGCAGGGCATGGTGGCCGTGGTGCGGCAACTGCGCAGCCGCTTTCCCGGCATCCGCCTCATCTTCAACCGCGGCTTCGAACTGCTGCCCGATCTGCGCGACGAGGTCTATGCGGTCGCTGCCGAATCGCTTTACCGCGGCTGGGACGCGAAGAAGAAGCGCTATGTCGAGGTCGGGCAGTCCGACCGCGACTGGCTGCTCGGACAGTTGCTGACTGCGCGCGACAAATACGGCGTGACGGCGATCGCCATCGACTACGTGGCACCCGCCGCACGGGAACTTGCGCGCGACACCGCGCGGCGCATTCATGCGCACGGCATCGTGCCCTACGTCACCGACGGCGATCTGCGGCACCTGGGCGTCGGCCTGATCGAGGTGCTGCCGCGCAAGATCCTGTTCCTGTACAACAGCCGTGAGGCGGCGCGCGTCAATGTGTCGGGCGCCCACCGCTACGCCGAGATGCCGGTCAATCACCTCGGTTACGTGGCGGACTATGTCGACGTGAACCAGCCGCTGCCGGACACGGTGCCGGCCGCCGAGTACGCGGGGGTCGTGAGCTGGTTCGACGGTCATGTCCCGCCTGCGCGCGCGACCGTGCTGGCACGCTGGATGGCGGCGCGCATCGCCGAAGGCACCCGTCTGGCGGTGTTCGGTTCATTCGGTTTCGAGCCGGCCGGCGATTTCCTGCGCGAGGCCGGTCTGGCGCCGGTCGCGCCGGCACGCGGCCGGCTCGACATCGCGTCGGCCGATCCGTCGATCGGCTTCGAATCACCGCCGATTCCGGAGCGCGGACGGCTGGAACGGATACGCGTCGATGTCGATGCGGCACGGACGCTGCTCACCGTGGCGGACGCCGACGGCAAGCGTTACGACGCGGTGGCGCAGATGCCCTGGGGCGGCTTTGCGCTGCATCCTTTCGCCATCCGCGTGCTTCCGCTCGAGGAGGCGCAGACGCGCTGGATCGTCGAACCTTTCGCCTTCATCCGCGATGCACTCGCGCTGCCGCCTTTGCCGGTGCCCGACACCACGACGCTGAGCGGGCGCCGCATGTTCTTCGCCCACATCGACGGCGACGGCTTCGCATCACGTTCTGAAATGAAGGGTCGTCGGCTGGCTGCCGAGGTGCTGCTCGATGACGTACTGAAGCGCTACGCCTTGCCGCACGCGATGTCGGTGATCGAGATCGAAACCAGCGCGCAGGGGCCGTACGCGAAGGATTCGGCCGAAATGGAGTCGGTCGCGCGCCGCATGTTCGCACTGCCGAACGTCGAGATCGCGTCGCACAGCTACACCCACCCGTTCTACTGGGACAGTGTCGAGCGCGGCGAGGTGAAGCAGGCGCTGCAGGGGTACTCGCTCGCACCCGAAGGCTATGTGCCGTCGCTGGAGCGCGAGATCGCCGGCTCGGTCGAGTACATCCGCAGCCGCCTTGCACCGCCAGGCAAGCCGGTGGGCCTGATGCTGTGGACCGGCGACGCGGCACCGACCGAAGCCGCGCTCGAAATGGTCGAGCGTCTCGGCATGGTGCAGATGAATGGCGGCTATACGGTGGCGAGCCGGCTCTATCCCAGCCTGGCCGCCGTGTCGGCACTCGGTACCTGGCAGGGGCGGCGCTTTCACGTTCATGCGCCGATCATGAACGAGAACGTCTACACCAATCTGTGGACCGGTCCGTTCTACGGTTTCGAGCGCGTCACCGAAACCTTCGATTTCACCGACAGGCCGCGCCGGCTCAAGCCGATCAACATCTACTACCACACCTATTCGGCGAGCAAGCAGGCGGCGCTGGAAGCGCTGCACAAGGTGTACCGGCACGCGCTGGCGCAGCCGGTGCATCCGGTCTATCCAAGCGAATACGTGCGCATCGCGATGAACTTCAACGATGTGGTGCTGGCGCGTACGCTCGATGGCGAGCGTTACCGGGTGCGCAACGCGCCCCACCTGCGTACGCTGCGCCTGCCGCGCGAACTGGGCGTACCCGACCTGCCGGCGTCGATCGGCGTGGCCGGCTTCCGCGACGACGGCGAGGGGCGCTATGTGCACCTCGCCGCGGACGAGGTGGAACTGCGTCTTGCCGCGGTCGATGCGCGCCTGCCGATGCTGGCCGACGCCAACGCCCGCATTCTGTCGGCGACGCGCGACGGCGAGCTGTACCGCTTCGAACTGCGCGCCCACGTGCCGCTCGAATTCGTGCTGGCGAACGCCGAGCGCTGCAGCGTTTCCGCCGACGGCCGCGTACTCGCCGCGCAGCGCCGCGACGGCGCGCTGACCCATTTCCGACTGAGCGCCCATGCTGCGACGATCGAGCTACGCTGCCGCCTCGCTTGA